The Salvelinus fontinalis isolate EN_2023a chromosome 31, ASM2944872v1, whole genome shotgun sequence genome has a window encoding:
- the LOC129829999 gene encoding uncharacterized protein LOC129829999 isoform X4 yields the protein MALAMAEQLKTLDLPTQVLSLHTEMKAQLAEIQQDTVSMEQLTQLQAMLKGKSEEFEAVRLQVEGLAGLMTELAKSVEGLTGSLAERAGLLGTLSATMEGQASDLLGVKELLSANQAQLEASTAEITSVRELIETMQSQSAQQAREGQLVTVQQSLQEQNSATHSLHSELHAQLEVVQKQVARLEGGGQADEPSEEVEEEAASAEEEQAAPAEEVEEKEAAHLDGKSVVQEDSAVTEEQTAPAEEEGVEEEQGDLAEAAPEEVVEEVHAVENVEEQAEEEDSEAEDEQEEEQAVEEEEEQLEEDEASTVEEL from the exons ATGGCCCTGGCCATGGCTGAGCAGCTAAAGACCTTAGACCTGCCCACCCAGGTTCTCTCCCTCCACACAGAGATGAAGGCCCagctggctgagatacagcaggACACTGTGTCCATGGAGCAGCTGACTCAGCTGCAGGCCATGCTGAAGGGGAAGAGCGAGGAGTTTGAGGCTGTCCGGCTGCAGGTGGAGGGCCTGGCGGGGTTGATGACAGAGCTGGCCAAGAGCGTGGAGGGTCTGACAGGGAGCCTGGCCGAGAGGGCAGGGCTGCTGGGCACCCTGAGCGCCACCATGGAGGGCCAGGCATCAGACCTCCTGGGGGTGAAGGAACTGCTGTCAGCCAACCAGGCTCAACTGGAGGCCAGTACAGCGGAGATCACAAGTGTCAG AGAACTGATTGAGACAATGCAGTCTCAGAGTGCCCAGCAGGCCAGAGAGGGGCAGCTGGTGACAGTACAACAAAGTCTGCAGGAGCAGAACTCAGCGACTCACAGTCTGCACTCTGAGCTCCACGCTCAGCTGGAGGTCGTGCAGAAACAGGTCGCCCGG ctgGAAGGAGGGGGTCAAGCAGATGAGCCctcagaggaggtggaggaagaggctgCTTCTGCGGAAGAGGAGCAGGCTGCTCCTGCTGAGGAGGTGGAAGAGAAGGAGGCGGCTCACTTAGATGGGAAGTCTGTTGTACAGGAGGATTCGGCTGTCACAGAGGAACAGACTGCTCCtgcagaggaggagggggtggaggaggagcagggggacTTGGCAGAGGCAGCAccagaggaggtggtggaggaggtgcaTGCAGTAGAGAATGTAGAAGAACAGGCGGAAGAAGAGGATTCTGAAGCAGAAGATGAGCAAGAGGAGGAGCAGGccgtggaggaagaggaggaacaaCTGGAAGAAGATGAGGCCTCTACTGTGGAGGAAT TGTGA